The Gallus gallus isolate bGalGal1 chromosome 6, bGalGal1.mat.broiler.GRCg7b, whole genome shotgun sequence genomic interval caAGCGAGAGACGAGTGGAGAGAAGTCCAGGCAGCTGAGAGATGCACAGCAGGATGCTAGAGATAAAATGGAGGTAAAAATGCTTAAAAGAGGggctttttaaagtttttcctttactttacattgctttatattttttttaaagtgtaaaCATTAAATGTAAATCTAAATTTAGACACAGACTCTAAAGTTCATTCACTTGAAATGAGGAGAGCTCTTACATTTCAAGCTTTAACAAATAACTCTAAAAACATCTTACATTCTAACTTATGCCTTCATCTTGTTTGAGAAATTGTTGGAGAAATTGATTGTACTTCTTAGCATACTACATTGATCTATATAGTTCTTGTTGTGAGTTTGATAGATAGTGTCACATGCATATGGTGTTTAAAATGTTATATGCTTAAATTTGCATAGGAAATAGAACGACAAGTCCGAGAGCTGAAGACAAAGATTTCTGcaatgaaagaagagaaagaacaactTAGTGCTGAAAGACAGGAGCAGATTAAGCAGAGGACTAAGCTAGAACTTAAGGCTAAAGATCTGCAGGATGAACTAGCTGGCAACAGTGAGCAAAGGGTATGTAACAGTGGCATAATCTAAAATGTAATTGATTCATGGAAGTCTGCTTGTCCACTGAAGGCTTTTTTGGCTTACATTCTAGGTgggtttttctttgtctttaaaCTACAGcctttcattgtttttgtagGCTATGCAGGACAGATATCTTGGGTTTTTGGCTTCTAGCCAAGTCCTATGTTCTGATCCTTTATTTATCATCCTGAATGTTACAGAACCAAGCACCTTCATTTCTCTTATACTCAATTGCTACAAGTGTTGAAGAGGTTGATTTTTCGTTATAGCATTAACTTGGACTTTGTTGTTCAGACCATGAGGACCTTCCATACTTGCATAGTTTAGCTACTTAAGAATGCTTAATTTCATTCATCTTTACTGTTCTGATTGGAAATGAATTTTCTCCTGAGTGCTGAAAGAATGTAGTATCAGATTAGCAAATTTATCTTGCGCTCTTACAATTAAATTATTCTCGAGTAATGTGTATTTATCCAAAGATATTAATAGAGTTTCTGTTACTACCTCATTTTAATTATTGCTTTGTTTCACTTTCAGAAAAGGCTGTTAAAGGAGAGGCAAAAGCTTCTTGAGAAAAttgaggagaaacagaaagaattaGCAGAAACAGAGCCGAAGTTCAACAgtgtaaaagagaaagaagagagaggaatTGCCAGGTCTGTAGTGTTCTGCAGTGAGGGGAATTAAGCATTACAGAAAGAGCCATGATGCTATCAGAACAGTTGTGCAATATATTTAGGGCTTTATTTAATATTTGAGGATGGAGTGGCTATATatgttctttatttaaataagcCTCATTTTGTGTTGGGTATTGAACTGGTGGGGAAATCAGTATTTAGTGAATTTAGTTAATTAATCACCTTGTGGAGTTTTATGAACTTGCTGTTTTGTGAAGTCTTCTGCATGATTGTCTTGTTCATACCAtgattcctttcttttcataacTGCTTTAACTAGAGCCTGATTTGACTGTTTTGGAAAATTCTTATGGTAATtatcattgctttttcttcataaattcaAGAGTTCTTTATAATACCACACGTCTTCCCCTTCTCAATATAGACTTGCACAGGCTACACAGGAAAGAACAGATCTTTATGCAAAACAAGGTCGGGGAAGCCAGTTCACATCcaaagaagaaagagataaGTGGATAAAGAAAGAACTGAAGTCTCTAGATCAAGCAATCAATGACAAAAAGCGGCAGATTGCAGCTATACACAAGGATTTAGAGGATACAGAGGcaaataaggagaaaaatttGGAACAATACAGtgtaagttttcattttaattcttctcTCAAAATAGTGAGAAGTAATAAACACTCAATCTAATTTTGGACAAACTAATAAAGCTTAGTGCCCCAAAGGAAGATAAGACTTTCTTTTTGGGTGggatctttaaaagaaaaatatatatataggttttttttgtttgtttcttttttttaaatacccaCACATGACTCTGAACCTCCCTTTGGCACTACTTCAAACTTTGCTATGTACATTTACTTTCTGATTCTTTACCTGAAGAGTCTGGCCTGAGTTCGCAGGAAGAGACACAGAGCTGCCttgattttgtctgttttgGACATGGCTGTTCCAtacagaggtgaatgttggaTGTTTCAACATTCTTtaggggaaaaggagagaatagtatcttctgagctctgctgccagcacttcACCTTTGCACCACAATTGCAATTTTGTAGTGAGGAGTTGAGACCCTTTTCAGTGGAGAAGATTATTCTTTCAGTATTATCTGCATAATTTTTAGATTCTAACATCCATGTGTTCAGAAGCAGCTCTAACTTTAAATAAAGCAGGGAGATAGAGAAATATCActtctgctggagctgcagcagtaaAAACCCCTTTGCTTAGGGTAGGAGAGCATCCAGTGCCAGTGCTGCTACACTGCATGTACTAATTGATGGGCACATGCAGTGTTTGTCTGACAACTGAAATTCAGGTCAGTCTCAGAAAAATGCAGGAATGTAGTTGTACAAAGAAGACAGTGTTCTGTTGAACTGAACTGAACGGTGAAATATGCTATATGAATGAGGTATGCTTTAGCTAAATAATGACTCTATCAGTTGATTTATGAAAGAACTGACATTTACCATAGGCTGTCTATAATGATATTGTATGGCTCAGTAAGAAGCATTTTATAGAATTGATGttaatttttgtccttttctacTAAGAGAAGGCTGCTTTATGCCCAGCCTAAGAACTGCAtagcattttgttgttgttcagaaGGAGGTTGTCTCAAGGGAAACTTCATGTTGGGTTGGAAAAACTTCTGATTTTGAGCATGCTGCTAGTCCTGTAGATAGATAACAGTGCAAACATAAACTGAGTGCTAGCCCCAGCATCCTTTGAGAATGGCAGGTGTCAAATGAGTGAGGGGAGGGCGTCTGTGCAATAACTTAACAGTGTGCTTTTGGCAGTAGCTGTGGTAGAGCACAAATATTGTGCAGGAGAGCAGGCTAGAATTTTCACTACTAGCAGCATGAGATGCAAGGCTAGTATGTATTTTGTGATCAGAAGTGTTACTTCAGCATTATTACACATGGTTGTTTATGGTAGTAACTGCTGTGATTCAGTTTCTTACCATGACCTGGTGAGCTATTTCATTGAAAAATGCCCAGGTGCACAGCTTGTCTGTGCCTGCTTTGTAGTCTGTTTTGATCACTGTGCCTTGCACTACTTACTTGCTGACATAGTGCTTTTACAGTTTGTAAATTGGTGGAAAAACTTTGTAGAAACTGTTTCTGAATTCTGAGTAGTAATTAAGCATTAAAttgggggggagaggagggaagcaTAAACATTGTAACTAAAGAATGCTGCAGTTTCACAGTCATCTTTTCTTTATGTTAGAAACTGGACCAAGATCTCAATGAAGTGAAGGCTCGTGTTGAAGAACTGGACAGAAAGTACtatgaagtgaaaaataaaaaggatgaaCTACAGAGCGAAAGAAAGTTAGTAATTAATTGAAATATGTCTGAACCTCACTTAATGTGAAGGACCCCAACTGTGTAGTTGTTAACATGGCATGTAGGTATGTTTTTAAGTATAGCCATGTATGAACTTCTGTACTTAGCCCTTCTGTTAAACTAGCAGctgttagattaaaaaaaaaaaaaacaacttcagacTTTATTCACCCTTAAAATACTTGAACTGTGGTTATTGTGCAGTTATCTATGGAGAGAAGAGAATGCAGAGCAACAAGCTCTTGCTGCTAAGCGGGAGGacctggaaaagaaacagcagcttcTCAGAGCAGCAACAGGAAAGGTAGGAGGCCCTGTATTTGTTGTAACTTCTTGtgtaagctttcttttttttcccattcctaAAGGAAAAATCGTAGTACTCTTTTAAAGATATCTTTTGAAGTTGTTTGCTTTGGTTGCAGTCTTACTACCTTTACTTAAAATAGGGAAATCATATATGTAGGCTgttctacaaatatttttagctCTAGAAGTATTTTGAAATTCGTTTTGTAAGCTTAAGGTAGTAGAGGAGAGGTGAGAAGATGATGTAGAAACTGAAAGCTTACCAAATTCCTTTTGATATTTATTTgttctaaaataaaaaccaaacacccTGAGATGTTACACCCACCTGTTTTTAGGTATGTTCATTAGTCAGCGGCAGTTTGTCAAGAAGGGTGGTTACTGCTCTCTAGAAGTTGAGGATAAAGCTGATAGCTTTTTCTAGATCTAAGTGTGGTGCAGTAATCATCTGTGCTTTAACAGGCCATTTTGAATGGTATCGACAGTATAAACAAGGTTTTGGAGCACTTTCGTCGGAAAGGAATAAACCAGCACGTTCTAAATGGCTATCATGGCATTGTGATGAACAACTTTGAATGTGAACCAGCTTTCTACACATGCGTTGAAGTTACTGCAGGGAACAGGTAACTACATGCTCTTCAGCATTAAGTtggtgcagctgcagtgtgACAAATGGACCTGTGCTGATTCCTTCTGAAATATTGGTTATTTCTCCTCTTAATCTTCAGCTCTGGTCCTTATTTCTTCAAGCACTGTTGTATGGCCTCGTCACACTTTTACTTCAAGAAGGGACTAAGAATtctgcagatttaaaaaatgtattctgaCTTCTCTTAATCTTGTTTCAGGGTGGGAGGGAGTTTGGGGAGGGAGTGGGAGGGCAGGTTAGCAAGGCCCAAGAGTGATGCTCCTGATGCTTGCTAGGAATCTTCTGGTGTGGTTCATTCTACAGAAAGTAATGCTGATGTTTCAATaacaaaaagagcttttttcACTTACACTGGAAAACCTTACATGTGAGCGTAATCTCAAAATAGCCAACTGCTATTTAAAAGCTGTGTCATTCTAATAAGAGTACCGTCTGCTTGCCTTGACAGCAGCGCTTAAAAACAGTAGAGCAAATGCAGCTTGGCTTTATAGTGACAGGTAATGTCACCTGCATGCTAAATGTTCCCAtacaaatatttgttcttttagcgcagtgaagattttttttcttgtttttttgggggCTTGTTAATTAGGTTATTTTATCACATTGTGGATTCGGATGAAGTGAGTACAAAAATTTTAATGGAATTTAACAAAATGAACCTTCCTGGAGAAGTTACATTCCTCCCATTGAACAAGCTAGATGTTCGAGATACTGCTTATCCTGAGACCAATGTGAGTGTTCATTTTGATCCTTCATCTGTTTTCTCCATAAATATAAGCCTTCATTATTTGAACTGTGTGCCTATTACTTATTGCCTGCCACTTCCTTTTGTTGAACGTCTGCAATTAAATACTGCCATTAATTTATTGCTTCTCAAGATTGGAAACCTTTTTATTGGAAAACACTTTGCTACAAgctatttcttcttcaaagttAGACTCTACCTACAGAGTACATAGGTGATAATATAGCAATAGGAAGTTCTGTAATCTGATAATAATTGCATGACTTACTAAACTTGAATTCTTTAGCTGAAGGACTGCCATGGACAAAAGCTGAGGAGAAGGATAGTGTTGTGTTGCAGCTATGGAGACTTTCTCAAAGTTGTTTGGACTGACTCGTGTttggatattttaaaaaatcttcagtGACAGCTGTTTAAAATCTTTATAACATATTTCAAGAACTAATCTGCTCTTACTTGAAACTTATTGAAGTGTTTAAATGTAATGACTTCCTATGGCCTTGTGGTAGAATAAGTTCTTTaaaatttcctctcttctccctttgcCTCTCAGGTagatgtaggaaaaaaagataaaaaagaatcAGTCTTGTAGTGTGTCTATTTTGGGAGGGCTTTACTAGCAAAACTGTGCTAATGTTTGTGTTCTGTTTGCCATGTAAGAGTCATCCTTggtggattttttattttttccagacaaTTAATGGCAATTGTTGAAATAGTTTCTGTAATGTAATACTCAGGTATGCAGCAGACTCCTAGCTGACTTAATGCTCAAGCCTAGCTGCTAAAAACTAAAATAGCAAAATCTTGCTCTTGATTTCCATACAACATCTGTACGGACTGTGTAATCAGAGTATCATCCCCTACGTATTTCCAAAGTAAccatttgcagtgctgtgctttgagtTTGGAGTTTGACATTATCTAAATAAATTGTGACATATGGAGCTCCAGAagtcttcatttcagaagtctGATTGTGAATGCGTGCGTTCATCTTCAGTGAATTCGAGATACACTTAACTTTCAAGAATATAGTATTATAAGGCCGTGTATTATGTTTTTACTTTGGATGtagtttctttattttctaggGCTTGCTTGAATTTGTTGCAATATGCTTGCTCTGTTTGTGTCATTGCACTGTACTCATTATAACCACTGTCCCTTCAGGATGCTATTCCTATGATCAGTAAACTGAGATACAATCCAAGATTTGACAAGGCTTTCAAACATGTGTTTGGAAAGACTCTGATTTGTCGTAGCATGGAAGTATCTACTCAGCTGGCCAGAGCTTTCACTATGGACTGTATTACTCTGGAAGGTAAATGTTGCAATTAGGTGAATTATTTATTGGAAAAGTGGGGTCCTTTGAAGTGTGAGACTCGTTATGCATAATCTATCAGTGTTATCAAAATAAAACTATTCAAAATAATATAGCTAAGACAGAACAGCTACCACTTGGTTAGGTGCAGTactaaaaaatgcagaatttcttcacaattatttaattatattatgATGTAAAAATTAATAGCTATATCTCCATCCTGAGAACTGCAAAGTGGATTGTTTGTATTCACATTCTTTCAAATTTAGAAGGCCTTTGTTCTCCTGAAGTATTTATGATTTATTCCACCAACTTAAAACTTAAACTGAGGGTGCAAATGCATGGCTATAATTACTGATAAGTGCAGGGTGGGTTGTTCTGCATACCAGGTGCATTTACCTATTGTGTTCCCTAAGGCAGTCTTTTGGTAGTAGCCTATTCCTGCAGTGCAGATTCCACACAGACTTATTATTTATCTCTTTCTCTGAAAGGCAATCTGAGAACTCTCCTAAGGAATGTCTGAGGGAGAAATAATCGGCAGAATCTGTGCCTTGTAGAgcaatgcttctttttttttttttttccttaaagggGATGGTAGCAATCTGTGTTGGTGTTGAAGAATGAAATATACTTTAAATGAAACACCAAAACAAATACGTCACTAATTACAGAACTTTATGTGAAGTCTTAATTTTAAATAGCAACTTGTTATACTGATGCAGCACTTCTTTAGGTTAGTTGAAATGTTCTAGTCATAATACCAAAATGTACTATAGAAACTGCTCCAAATATCGCAGAGAATAAATGATGTGCCATTTATAGTCTCGTTCTGATGTGCTCTTAGGTGATCAAGTCAGCCATCGTGGTGCTTTGACTGGTGGTTATTATGACACAAGAAAGTCTCGTCTTGAATTGCAGAAAGATGTTAGAAAGGCAGAAGAAGAGCTTGGTGAGCTTGAAGCGAAACTCAATGAAAACTTGCGCAGAAACATTGAAAatatccttttgtttcttttggaaaagGTTATGTGATGATAAAggtttcattttgctgttacaGTAATGGGTGAAAAACAGGATTCTTAATGCTTGTAAATGTTGCATAGTAGCTGTGGCATTTGTTTGACTGTTCTTTGTGCTGTCTGGTTCTGTTAGTTACTGTAGGGACAATATATAAGCATATTAAGTCATAACCTTCAGGCctggttttcctttttgagGAGGGAACCATAGAGGATATATGTAGGGTGCTCAGTGAACTGATAGCTGAAGAGTAATGCCACACAAGAATTTCTGTGGTAGATCAGGAATTGTAATAAGTGTTGTTACTGTATCTGACAGTGAGTTTTGGAAGGTAACACAAACAGATCCCAAGACACTTTGAAAGTAACATTTCTTTGTCTGTTTCTGCTAACTTACTGTTCTGTATTTGATTCAGTTTTCCAAAAGTGTTTTCAGTATGGGATGACACGTTCTGCTGTGACCTCTGCTTTTGGGAGTTGTTCGGCTTTTAGTGCTTCTACGTTGATGTCTTGTTAAACAGTGCATTTCTAGCGGGAGAAACATAATGTTAACAGTACAACAGAAATTAAGATTCTCTACAAGATCTACACTGTGACTCAAGGTGTTGTTTTACAATTGTTCTGGAAAATTATCTCTTTTGTCTCAGACTTGAATAAGAGTTGATTTGTATTGCTCTAATGatgctttttaaatgaaggCATCTGCTCTTCTATATTTTGTAAGATAGAGTTTTCCTTACAAGTTCAAATGTATCTATTATGAGTCCCATGTTgtgaaaataacagcaaatgaATCTCTTCTGGTTTACTCTTGGCATTGATAAGAGTCAGGAAGTCACTCTTGCTGATGATTCTTGATTTCTCCTGTACAAATGATTATTTTGATTCATCTTATCAGGGCAACAGGATATGGCAAAAACTGAAAGCTAAATATACTAGTAGGtataaaatgtcttttaaagAGTTTTCCTTAGCCCACAGAATGGATTAATAATGAGATTGACCAGCTGATGAACCAAATGCAGCAAATTGAGACACAGCAGAGAAAGTTCAAAGCCTCTCGAGACAGTATtctgtcagaaatgaaaatgctgaaggagaaaaggcagcagtCTGAAAAGACATTTATGCCTAAGGTACAGTAAAGTGATATTGAAATTAATTAGTGGTTTTATATTACTATTTCATTGGCATTAGTGATGAATTTGCTTACCTTTCTAGTTGactgaaatatgaaatgaaaagatgaTTAGAGATCTGACACAGCTCATATTTGCATAAGTATAGAAATAATATTCATAAATCTGCACGTTGCGCCAAGGAATTATTCTGTCTAATCTTTATTTCACAGCAACGCAGCTTACAGAGCTTGGAGGCAAGTTTACATGCTATGGAATCAACCAGAGAATCAttgaaagcagagctgggaactGATCTGTTGTCTCAACTCAGTCTTGAGGATCAGAAACGTGTGGATGCTCTTAATGATGAAATTAGGCAACTGCAACAAGTAAGATAAAATGTCTTGCAACTGGATGTGGTACCTTTTCTTCCCAGTAAACTTACTTTGGTCCTTTATGTGACAAGTCAGTAGTGATGAATGTATTGTAACTGAGCAGTGTTTTACCAATAGTGGCTTGAGATGTTTGGAGGTTTCTCATTTGCAAAATTTATCTGCCTGTTTTTCTCAAATGCTGGGTGAATTTTATGAGCTATATTTTGCTAGAATTATACTTCTGTAGTTCTGGAATCGTCACAATTTCCTTGCTCCTACTTTTGAACTTTACAATAATTAACTTCAAAATAGATATGGTCTGAAGGGAATTATGCATGATGTGGGAAACTGAAACAATATCTTTAGGCTTGTGGTAAGTCAGGCAGTTCTAAGTTTGTTGCTATGTTTGCCATGTGTTGTTGGAAAAACACTGTAACTGTACTCTTTCAAGCTCTTCTGGGTTTAAGAACTATGGATCCATGTGCTAGTACAGATCAGGAAAGTTACAGATCTTTATGATTGTCTTGACACTAGATGGCTGCCAAAATATTCACTGCTAGCAGGTTATTTCTACCTGATTTAGAAACAGTGACAGTCTAAAGATGCGTAGTATTTTTGTACAGAGTTCTGTCAGGAGTGGGCTTTATTTTGAGTGGGTAGTTTGATTTTAGTTGATGTAATAAATATCCTgtcttaattattattatttttcaggaaaatagaCAGCTTTTGAATGAGAGGATTAAACTAGAAGGCATTATAACAAGAGTTGAAACGTATCTCAATGAGAATCTGAGAAAACGCTTAGACCAAGTGGAACAAGTAAGGATTTGCTCTTAAATGAATTTATGCAGTCTGTTTTGGCAGTTTATTTCCGAAGCTGTGACATGTTATTGATGggataaatatgtatttatcaTTCTCTGTAGTCTGTGGTGTTTCTTGCTTCCCTTTATCCAAGCTGAATTACATGTTATGCTTAAACTTCAGCAACAGAAATCTTGCTCCGTATACACTGCTTTTGGTATAAAAAAGGCTACCATAATGATGATGTGGTAAAAGATGAAAATACCTTAAAGTTTTAGAAAGTAGTTGTACGTAGAACAGTGGAAGCTGTCTGGCTTACGCTTTCATTCCCTTCCCTGTTGAAGCTTGATGGCATTCACTTTGTCCCATAGGAACTGAATGAGCTACGAGAAACAGAAGGTGGCACGGTTCTTACTGCCACAACGTCAGAACTTGAGGCTATCAACAAACGAGTGAAGGATACACTGGCACGGTCAGATGGTTGGTAACACtgtttttacaaagaaaaatcttcactGTATTGAATGTTCACACATAGTGCAAAATGAGAAGCAGCAATGACTTTTGAATATGCTGTAGTAGTTACATAGTGCATAAGAGGTGTTTTGGAACACAATCCAAAAGACAGAAGCAAGTTTTTATGCAAATTGAACAGAAGTGAAATTGTCTGCAATTGCAAATTGTAACATCCAACAGAGTTTTGGCATCATTATATATCATAATATTCTGAAGCAGCATTCATACACAGCATGATTTTGTATAGCTGTTCTTGAACTTCTCCTAAACCGTCTGAAACTTAAGTTACTGTCAAATAGGAAATAGCTTCTGTATGGATCACCACTacttttgcttctctttctaGACTTCAATCATGTGATCTCTGAAGGAATAGAGAGGATTTCAGCGTTTTGTCTTAGTGCAGGCGTGTAGGCGTAACCATTTTggcttttgtgctttttcccCAATATTTCAGATCTGGATAACTCTATTGACAAAACAGAAGCGGGAATTAAGGAATTGCAAAAGAGCATGGAACGCTGGAAGAACATGGAAAAGGAACATATGGATGCCATTAACCATGACACAAAAGAACTTGAAAAAATGACTAATAGGCAAGGCATGCTCCTCAAGAAGAAGGAGGAATGCATGAAGAAAATCCGAGAATTGGGCTCACTTCCACAGGAGGCTTTTGAAAAATACCAGACTTTAAGTTTAAAGCAGGTAAtaaatgtgcttgttttcaAGTTAgtt includes:
- the SMC3 gene encoding structural maintenance of chromosomes protein 3 is translated as MYIKQVIIQGFRSYRDQTIVDPFSSKHNVIVGRNGSGKSNFFYAIQFVLSDEFSHLRPEQRLALLHEGTGPRVISAFVEIIFDNSDNRLPIDKEEVSLRRVIGAKKDQYFLDKKMVTKNDVMNLLESAGFSRSNPYYIVKQGKINQMATAPDSQRLKLLREVAGTRVYDERKEESISLMKETEGKREKINELLKYIEERLHTLEEEKEELAQYQKWDKMRRALEYTIYNQELNETRAKLDELSAKRETSGEKSRQLRDAQQDARDKMEEIERQVRELKTKISAMKEEKEQLSAERQEQIKQRTKLELKAKDLQDELAGNSEQRKRLLKERQKLLEKIEEKQKELAETEPKFNSVKEKEERGIARLAQATQERTDLYAKQGRGSQFTSKEERDKWIKKELKSLDQAINDKKRQIAAIHKDLEDTEANKEKNLEQYSKLDQDLNEVKARVEELDRKYYEVKNKKDELQSERNYLWREENAEQQALAAKREDLEKKQQLLRAATGKAILNGIDSINKVLEHFRRKGINQHVLNGYHGIVMNNFECEPAFYTCVEVTAGNRLFYHIVDSDEVSTKILMEFNKMNLPGEVTFLPLNKLDVRDTAYPETNDAIPMISKLRYNPRFDKAFKHVFGKTLICRSMEVSTQLARAFTMDCITLEGDQVSHRGALTGGYYDTRKSRLELQKDVRKAEEELGELEAKLNENLRRNIERINNEIDQLMNQMQQIETQQRKFKASRDSILSEMKMLKEKRQQSEKTFMPKQRSLQSLEASLHAMESTRESLKAELGTDLLSQLSLEDQKRVDALNDEIRQLQQENRQLLNERIKLEGIITRVETYLNENLRKRLDQVEQELNELRETEGGTVLTATTSELEAINKRVKDTLARSDDLDNSIDKTEAGIKELQKSMERWKNMEKEHMDAINHDTKELEKMTNRQGMLLKKKEECMKKIRELGSLPQEAFEKYQTLSLKQLFRKLEQCNTELKKYSHVNKKALDQFVNFSEQKEKLIKRQEELDRGYKSIMELMNVLELRKYEAIQLTFKQVSKNFSEVFQKLVPGGKATLVMKKGDVEGSQSQDEGEGSTESERGSGSQSSVPSVDQFTGVGIRVSFTGKQGEMREMQQLSGGQKSLVALALIFAIQKCDPAPFYLFDEIDQALDAQHRKAVSDMIMELAEHAQFITTTFRPELLESADKFYGVKFRNKVSHIDVITAEMAKDFVEDDTTHG